A genomic region of Peromyscus eremicus chromosome 19, PerEre_H2_v1, whole genome shotgun sequence contains the following coding sequences:
- the Pura gene encoding transcriptional activator protein Pur-alpha, whose product MADRDSGSEQGGAALGSGGSLGHPGSGSGSGGGGGGGGGGGGSGGGGGAPGGLQHETQELASKRVDIQNKRFYLDVKQNAKGRFLKIAEVGAGGNKSRLTLSMSVAVEFRDYLGDFIEHYAQLGPSQPPDLAQAQDEPRRALKSEFLVRENRKYYMDLKENQRGRFLRIRQTVNRGPGLGSTQGQTIALPAQGLIEFRDALAKLIDDYGVEEEPAELPEGTSLTVDNKRFFFDVGSNKYGVFMRVSEVKPTYRNSITVPYKVWAKFGHTFCKYSEEMKKIQEKQREKRAACEQLHQQQQQQQEETTAATLLLQGEEEGEED is encoded by the coding sequence ATGGCGGACCGAGACAGCGGCAGCGAGCAGGGTGGTGCGGCGCTGGGCTCGGGCGGCTCCCTAGGGCACCCGGGCTCGGGCTCAGGCTCCGgcgggggcggtggtggcggcgggggcggcggcggcagtggcggcggcggcggggccccGGGGGGGCTGCAGCACGAGACGCAGGAGCTGGCCTCCAAGCGGGTGGACATCCAGAACAAGCGTTTCTACCTGGACGTGAAGCAGAACGCCAAGGGCCGCTTCCTGAAGATCGCTGAGGTGGGCGCTGGCGGCAACAAGAGCCGCCTCACCCTCTCCATGTCTGTGGCCGTGGAGTTCCGCGACTACCTGGGCGACTTCATCGAGCACTACGCGCAGCTGGGCCCCAGCCAGCCGCCCGACCTGGCCCAGGCACAGGACGAACCACGCCGGGCGCTCAAGAGCGAGTTCCTGGTGCGCGAGAACCGCAAGTACTACATGGATCTCAAGGAGAACCAGCGCGGCCGCTTCCTGCGCATCCGCCAGACAGTCAACCGGGGGCCCGGCCTGGGCTCCACGCAGGGCCAGACCATTGCGCTGCCCGCACAGGGGCTCATCGAGTTCCGTGACGCTCTGGCCAAGCTCATCGACGACTATGGAGTGGAGGAGGAGCCGGCCGAGCTGCCCGAGGGCACCTCCTTGACTGTGGACAACAAGCGCTTCTTTTTCGATGTGGGCTCCAACAAGTACGGCGTGTTTATGCGAGTCAGTGAGGTGAAGCCCACCTACCGCAACTCCATCACCGTGCCCTACAAGGTGTGGGCCAAGTTCGGACACACCTTCTGCAAGTACTCGGAGGAGATGAAGAAGATTcaagagaagcagagggagaagcGGGCCGCGTGTGAGCAgctccaccagcagcagcagcagcagcaggaggagaccACCGCTGCCACCCTGCTACTGCAGggtgaggaagaaggggaagaagattGA